The proteins below are encoded in one region of Anguilla anguilla isolate fAngAng1 chromosome 3, fAngAng1.pri, whole genome shotgun sequence:
- the LOC118223120 gene encoding A-kinase anchor protein 11-like isoform X2 — MDACARIRGVPLKTRASIRKETVQESSTLSLKNLVKSRKQLCNVVLDLPIRETVSVTEIHFVCLPSHSLGDSATLQAVAAAPGDVIELLRSLHVPSLRDEELLLLKDSKNLLEKKDSSSQNGWLKAICILRFSHTPQNSVNTTLGLLARYTAGVKYAIELQSVQKAAPDTCQSEDDDTNQSVSSIEDDFVTAFEHLEEDETTDYPSSGPYCQHNRRDVASQTVPSHRKDKSGSRVIIRSLSKKASAKKTTPPEVSVSVQSSAVGWSTGSGSQWSFYTPSSPEKGRLTSTSLTESDESNCSSPSPIIFLDEVGYQKSLRAKLDIPKIPVLKDGVEDSDSEVSEFFDSFDQFDDLEQVLENSSKAKLHKDITPTGQTQKKKLSEDRGSKYVSRGSSAKAMNPQKFDHPVLPANIRKPTPLKPGLASGTHSEVPDSPRQVRASGEENGALFSPVRSSAFSPLGEGGSLECFWKADGDTTELRKPQDLCALYKTYSDFASSMSKEILASVCGYSSPVDMNINKNLSCVCHKEFQNVSGHLMKLSDIQETVTISKSQKSQTLTDGIQKFATDLVERSLGSAFRDLQKGVSSCTTTLCHLAARLTSSVFQMAFHEIGMRRAYVLKERAVNGLAGFLVGEAMSEALKEFCIVRKQIFNNTVAQFAADLAEELVFEGIMEVCQFSYPSTPSTSCDWSFEQEEEVVSSYASDLSESVLQEAFIELSQAEVTFTTQAAISVSLDNIHYVSAEDSNPSTMTCDAATNYLELPGTSELAGAPENRCTMRKALYCMSGVASCVPVPVAGKGISQFQNPADVCHFKSSVSHTSQTSPKKSNCSELGVVTTSALDKSTATQTDLLLATAQGNRENGEMRANDEETVFANDENVYEATSSRKSNFQNFSGNMVDLIVNEAYDLMATSKVKKTVGDCAGYLSKKIGSCMPSSRQVESQDLVNEDIVKSATTHTAVQGNTDTSAPGNERLLSDNVEKVDLRTVLEKNTSGVYVMLDEHSSVSDKLTDAAYLQEKDSVTDQSSHFPSQPSCNKDARENVWQLRDAALETRPSSVKDTLEVPDIQMAGRGDRKTVPEEALSSTGRKWSGTPGTPPSTPLQQPPPMSQEKQIKQFSKKLKGKLAKEFSPATPPSTPQYQPPAGPLEAGADSEKKDFMLKLMRSLSEEACRNEDEEYGRDGRGQSRIRAGDCRPEQNLPVESDCKIMQKGALRYAERLAFHIVSMATEMDTLGLEEGGKLNDKEGKANLPVHSARFSQETLNSLWTYAGEIAGEVINDVKKMMTTSTQHGRKAWKGSQDDSAESHSQVDHRECRLNNIADQWSSDLVTSVLNLQGSGSSGLSSKFPSCESVTDEYAGYLIRVLKREGGNRELILDQYASRLAYRSIKSGLAHATRKLKQKSSPRLQSFKRFHHDGTSEVWRRPALETPFTDTQADQCTCQKARDVSSGEYIELVNFAESLAYNITCDVTRKLRLSSVRMPKSLTDSCLYKKAKPGDVPDRLIKTSCSCSFLPYMEKYKQYHSTGSLNDGTYSDSVVQVIERYARKIVDDTLEVTLATAGHPVLEDRIRMSRNLYAERACRYCTVRERPFLSSVGRHYFQEVHRKRGRGCEVSTVSCCSQARSCSLEIPKIHIDLDKREVFAEEVVSSAIEKAKRELSSTSLNADSGIGHDGASFAESLTTDIMASAISNICRAVSVSPPGRERTNTSESAVSQQLSAGEDSIGSWSNLSFEDEHPDESSSFLHLSDSNGTEDKELEAKAHLDGPPRVETRPLHPERGLLVVTTHLEEPAPDPQVSVVLQWIAASLSNLPLMQLGQSPDKELQLLPAVLQKVKEKEWRVGELLQALLRYCEEVEPGVEPDRHGGQPFFQWLLEQA; from the exons ATGGACGCCTGTGCCCGAATCAGAGGGGTCCCACTGAAGACACGTGCCTCCATTAGGAAAGAG ACCGTCCAGGAGAGCTCCACACTCAGTCTGAAGAACCTTGTGAAGAGCAGAAAACAGCTGTGTAATGTGGTGCTGGACCTGCCGATCAGAGAGACGGTGTCTGTAACTGAG attcattttgtgtgtttacccAGTCATTCTCTTGGAGACAGTGCCACACTACAG GCTGTGGCAGCTGCCCCAGGTGATGTGATTGAGCTGCTCAGATCACTACATGTCCCCAGCCTGAGAGACgaagagctgctgctgctcaaaGACTCTAAGAATCTCCTGGAGAAAAAAGACAGTAGTTCACAG AATGGTTGGTTGAAAGCCATCTGTATACTGCGGTTCTCCCACACTCCTCAGAATAGTGTCAACACTACACTGGGTCTACTGGCCAGGTACACTGCCGGTGTGAAGTACGCCATAGAGCTGCAGTCTGTACAGAAGGCTGCACCTGACACCTGCCAATCCGAAGACGATGATACCAACCAGTCGGTCTCCTCCATCGAGGATGACTTTGTCACTGCTTTTGAGCACTTGGAGGAAGATGAGACCACAGATTACCCAT CTTCTGGTCCCTACTGTCAACATAACCGGCGTGACGTGGCCTCTCAGACTGTCCCCTCCCACCGCAAAGACAAGTCGGGTTCACGGGTCATCATCCGCTCTCTCTCCAAGAAGGCCTCAGCCAAAAAGACAACCCCTCCTGAAGTATCGGTTTCTGTACAGAGCTCGGCAGTAGGATGGTCCACAGGTTCAGGGAGCCAGTGGAGCTTCTACACACCAAGCAGTCCTGAGAAAGGCCGTctcacctccacctcccttACGGAGTCTGACGAGTCCAATTGCTCGAGTCCTAGCCCCATTATCTTCTTGGATGAAGTAGGTTATCAAAAAAGTCTGAGAGCAAAGCTCGACATTCCTAAAATCCCTGTCCTCAAGGATGGGGTAGAAGACTCGGATTCAGAAGTGAGTGAGTTTTTCGATAGTTTTGACCAGTTTGATGACCTGGAACAAGTTCTGGAGAACTCCTCCAAGGCTAAGTTGCACAAGGATATAACGCCTACTGGCCAGACGCAGAAAAAGAAGCTTTCAGAGGACCGAGGCTCAAAATATGTATCCAGAGGCAGTTCAGCTAAAGCTATGAATCCACAGAAATTTGACCATCCAGTCCTCCCCGCCAACATAAGGAAACCCACTCCACTAAAACCAGGATTGGCAAGCGGTACCCACTCTGAAGTCCCTGATTCCCCGCGGCAAGTGCGAGCCTCTGGTGAGGAGAATGGAGCTCTCTTCAGTCCGGTCAGATCGTCTGCTTTTAGCCCTCTAGGAGAGGGTGGTTCTTTGGAGTGTTTTTGGAAGGCAGATGGAGATACCACGGAACTGCGCAAGCCTCAGGACCTCTGTGCGCTGTATAAGACGTATTCGGATTTTGCAAGCAGTATGTCGAAGGAAATCCTTGCCTCAGTCTGTGGGTACTCATCGCCTGTTGACATGAACATCAACAAGAACCTGAGTTGCGTTTGTCATAAAGAATTTCAGAACGTCAGTGGCCACCTCATGAAACTTTCTGACATACAGGAGACAGTTACGATATCCAAATCACAGAAATCGCAAACTCTGACAGATGGAATACAGAAGTTTGCTACGGACTTGGTGGAAAGGAGCCTAGGGAGTGCCTTCCGAGATCTACAGAAAGGGGTGTCCTCTTGCACTACTACACTTTGCCATCTAGCTGCAAGGTTAACTTCCTCAGTGTTTCAAATGGCCTTTCATGAGATAGGCATGAGACGTGCATATGTTTTAAAAGAACGTGCAGTAAATGGTTTAGCTGGCTTCTTAGTCGGGGAAGCCATGTCTGAGGCACTGAAAGAGTTCTGCATTGTGAGGAAGCAAATCTTCAACAACACTGTTGCCCAGTTTGCGGCAGACCTTGCAGAGGAGCTGGTCTTCGAAGGGATCATGGAGGTCTGCCAGTTCTCATACCCGTCCACACCCTCGACTTCATGTGACTGGTCTTTTGAGCAAGAGGAAGAGGTTGTTTCATCGTATGCCTCGGACCTCTCAGAATCTGTACTCCAGGAGGCATTCATTGAGCTGTCTCAAGCGGAGGTTACCTTCACAACACAGGCGGCCATTAGCGTGTCTCTGGACAACATACATTATGTCAGCGCTGAGGATTCCAATCCGTCTACAATGACATGTGATGCTGCTACAAATTACTTGGAATTGCCAGGCACATCTGAACTGGCTGGTGCACCGGAAAACCGGTGCACCATGAGAAAAGCTTTGTACTGCATGTCTGGAGTTGCCAGTTGTgtgccagtacctgtggcagggAAAGGCATTTCCCAGTTTCAGAATCCAGCAgatgtttgtcattttaaatccagTGTTAGCCACACCTCACAAACTAGTCCCAAGAAAAGCAACTGCTCTGAACTGGGAGTAGTGACAACATCAGCACTGGACAAATCCACAGCAACTCAGACAGACTTGCTGCTGGCCACTGCGCAAGGCAATAGGGAAAATGGTGAAATGCGTGCCAATGATGAAGAAACAGTCTTTGCTAACGATGAGAATGTTTATGAAGCTACATCATCCAGGAAGAGTAATTTTCAGAACTTCTCTGGAAACATGGTTGACTTGATTGTGAATGAAGCATATGACCTCATGGCCACTTCCAAAGTGAAGAAGACAGTGGGGGACTGTGCTGGCTATTTGAGCAAGAAAATAGGAAGTTGCATGCCCTCATCACGGCAGGTTGAGTCTCAGGATCTCGTCAATGAAGATATAGTGAAGTCTGCCACCACGCATACAGCTGTACAAGGGAATACTGACACCTCAGCCCCCGGAAATGAACGTCTTCTAAGTGACAATGTAGAGAAAGTGGATCTAAGGACAGTACTTGAGAAGAATACTTCTGGTGTATACGTTATGCTGGATGAACACAGTTCAGTATCAGACAAGCTAACAGATGCTGCCTACCTGCAGGAGAAAGATAGTGTTACTGATCAGAGCTCCCACTTTCCCTCACAACCTTCCTGTAATAAAGATGCTCGTGAGAATGTATGGCAGTTAAGAGATGCAGCGCTTGAGACGCGTCCTTCATCAGTGAAGGATACTTTGGAAGTGCCAGATATCCAAATGGCAGGGCGAGGTGACAGGAAAACGGTTCCAGAAGAGGCACTCAGTAGCACCGGGAGAAAATGGAGTGGAACTCCAGGCACTCCTCCATCCACCCCACTGCAGCAGCCTCCGCCTATGTCTCAGGAGAAACAAATCAAGCAGTTCTCAAAGAAGCTGAAAGGGAAGCTTGCAAAGGAATTTTCTCCAGCTACGCCGCCATCTACCCCACAGTACCAACCTCCCGCTGGACCCCTTGAAGCTGGAGCTGACTCGGAGAAGAAAGACTTCATGCTGAAGCTTATGAGGTCCCTTTCAGAGGAAGCATGTAGGAATGAGGATGAGGAATACGGAAGAGATGGTAGGGGCCAATCCAGAATTCGGGCTGGAGACTGCCGGCCGGAGCAAAACCTTCCTGTAGAAAGCGACTGTAAAATCATGCAGAAGGGAGCTCTCCGGTATGCAGAGCGCCTTGCTTTCCACATTGTTTCTATGGCTACTGAAATGGACACCTTGGGTTTGGAAGAAGGGGGGAAGTTGAATGACAAAGAAGGTAAAGCCAACCTCCCTGTGCACAGTGCTCGGTTTTCACAAGAAACCTTAAATTCTTTATGGACCTATGCCGGGGAAATAGCAGGGGAGGTCATCAATGATGTAAAGAAGATGATGACGACTTCTACTCAGCATGGACGCAAAGCCTGGAAGGGTAGCCAAGATGACTCTGCTGAAAGTCACTCACAGGTGGACCACAGAGAATGTAGATTAAATAACATAGCTGACCAGTGGTCCAGCGATCTTGTCACTTCAGTTCTCAACCTCCAGGGTTCCGGGTCAAGTGGGCTGTCATCCAAGTTCCCTAGTTGTGAAAGTGTGACCGATGAATATGCCGGGTACCTCATCAGGGTTCTGAAGAGGGAAGGGGGCAACAGGGAGCTCATTTTGGATCAGTACGCCAGCCGACTTGCTTATAGATCTATTAAGTCAGGACTAGCACACGCCACAAGGAAGCTCAAGCAGAAGTCCAGCCCGAGGCTTCAGTCTTTCAAGAGATTTCATCATGACGGCACCAGTGAGGTCTGGAGAAGACCAGCTCTGGAGACACcctttacagacacacaggctgaCCAGTGTACATGTCAGAAGGCCAGAGATGTAAGCAGTGGGGAATATATTGAACTTGTTAACTTTGCAGAGTCTTTGGCTTACAACATCACATGTGATGTGACAAGAAAGCTCAGACTGTCCTCTGTTCGTATGCCCAAATCGCTAACTGATTCCTGCCTGTACAAAAAGGCCAAGCCAGGAGATGTGCCAGATAGGCTTATCAAAACCTCATGTTCATGTTCCTTCCTGCCTTATATGGAGAAATACAAACAATATCACAGCACCGGCAGTTTGAATGATGGGACTTATAGTGATAGTGTCGTGCAAGTCATTGAACGCTATGCCAGGAAGATTGTTGACGATACTTTAGAGGTGACACTGGCAACGGCAGGCCATCCTGTTTTAGAGGACAGGATAAGGATGAGCAGAAATTTGTACGCCGAAAGAGCCTGTCGCTACTGTACTGTCAGGGAGCGTCCGTTTTTAAGCAGCGTGGGCCGGCATTACTTCCAGGAAGTTCACAGGAAAAGAGGGCGGGGCTGTGAAGTGTCAACTGTAAGCTGCTGTAGCCAGGCAAGGTCTTGCAGTCTTGAAATTCCAAAGATTCACATTGACTTGGATAAGAGGGAGGTGTTTGCCGAAGAAGTGGTGTCCTCTGCGATTGAGAAAGCGAAGAGGGAGCTGAGCAGCACTAGCCTGAATGCGGACAGTGGGATTGGGCATGATGGCGCAAGCTTTGCTGAGAGCCTAACCACAGATATAATGGCATCTGCTATATCGAACATTTGCCGGGCCGTCAGCGTCAG CCCGCCTGGGAGGGAGCGGACAAACACGTCCGAGTCTGCGGTGAGCCAGCAGCTGAGCGCAGGGGAGGACAGCATCGGCAGCTGGTCCAACCTGAGCTTTGAGGACGAGCACCCGGATGAAAGCAGCAGCTTTTTACATCTGAGCGACAG CAATGGCACAGAGGACAAAGAGCTGGAGGCCAAGGCGCACCTAGATG GGCCTCCCCGTGTGGAGACCAGACCCCTCCACCCAGAGCGAGGGCTGCTGGTGGTCACTACACACCTGGAGGAACCGGCCCCAGACCCACAGGTGAGCGTGGTACTGCAGTGGATCGCAGCCTCCCTGTCCAACCTTCCCTTGATGCAGCTGGGCCAGTCACCTGACAAGGAGCTTCAGCTG CTACCGGCTGTGCTTCAGAAGGTGAAGGAGAAGgagtggagggtgggggagcTCCTGCAGGCCCTCCTCCGGTACTGCGAGGAGGTGGAACCGGGCGTGGAGCCAGACCGGCACGGTGGGCAGCCCTTCTTCCAGTGGCTGCTGGAGCAAGCGTAG